CGATCCCCTGGACGGCTCGTCCAACATCGACATCAACATGTCCATCGGTACCATCTTCAGCGTGCTCAAGAAGCCCGAAGGCCACCCCGGCGTGCATGACAGCGACTTCATGCAGCCCGGCACCCAGCAAGTGGCGGCCGGCTACTGCATCTACGGCCCCCAGACCACCCTCGTGCTGACCGTGGGCGACGGCGTCTCCATGTTCACGCTGGACCGAGAGCAAGGCTCGTTCGTGCTCATCGAGGAAAACGTCAAGATCCCCGAAGACACCAAGGAATTCGCCATCAACATGTCCAATATGCGTCACTGGGACGCCCCCGTGAAGCGCTATGTGGACGAATGCCTGGCCGGCGCCGACGGCCCGCGCGGCAAGAACTTCAATATGCGCTGGGTGGCGGCCATGGTGGCCGACGTGCACCGCATCCTGTGCCGCGGCGGCATCTTCATGTACCCCTGGGACAAGCGCGAGCCGCAAAAGGCCGGCAAGCTGCGCCTGATGTACGAAGCCAACCCCATGAGCTGGCTGGTCGAACAGGCCGGCGGCATGGCTACCAACGGCCGCCAGCGCATCCTCGACATCCAGCCCACACAACTGCACGAGCGTGTGAGCGTCGTCCTCGGCTCCAAGAACGAAGTGGAACGCGTGACCGGCTACCACCTTGAGGCCGACGAAAAAGCGCTATAATTTGCAGCTTATCGCCGGTGTAGCTCAGTCGGTAGAGCAGCTCATTCGTAATGAGAAGGTCGCGTGTTCGATTCATGTCTCCGGCACCAAAATACTACCAATTCATTGGGTTTCAGGCAAAAAGTGGGCGCTAATTGGGCGCTGCGAAAAAGCAGCGTCAAACAGCTCCCACACAAAGCCGCCCTGAAGAGGAACACAAAAAAGCCTGCAATCGCAGGCTTTTTTGCCTTGCTCCGGCAATGCCATAACAAACGGCTATCCCGCAAGTTCAAAAATCGGCATCCGCACACTGCAAAGCGGAAGAGGCATACTTGGCTACACTCAGCCCATGCTCACAGCCACCCTGCCCTGCCTTGTCGTCTGCATTTCAGACGGTGACACCCTGACCGCTCGATGCGGCGTCCGGGGCAATACGAACAGGTCAAAGTGAGGCTGCAGGGCATCGACGTCCCTGAGCGCAAGCAGCCCGCCCGGCAGGCACTGGCCGAGCTGACCTTTCAGAAAGAGGGCGAGCTGCGCTGCACCAAGACAGACCGTTACAAGCGACAGGTGTGCTCTGTCTGGGTTGCGCCCGCATCATCGCCTGCCGGGCCTCGCACACTAGATGCAGGCTTGGCAATGGTCACACAAGGCATGGCCTGGTGGTATTGCGCCTACGCCCGCGAACAGTCAGCGCAGGAGCGCGGGCAATACGCGTTTGCTGAGCAAGAAGCCGCGCCGCACAAAGTGGGTCTCTGGCGTGATTCGCAGCCATTAGCGCCATGGGATTGGCGCAAGGCCTCACGCAAGCTTCGACAAAGCCTAAGTCCGTAAACGACCGAGGCTGTGTGGAAACGCTTGGCTGACCACGCTTCAAAAATTAAAATCACAGCACCCGTTTTGAGCGAAGTGACCCATGAAGCGATTCATTGAAGGCCAGACCCGCGAGCAAGTGACCTTGCTGCCCGAGTGTCTCGATGACTTTGTGGGTGCAGACAATCCGGTGCGTATTGTCGATGCGTTCGTTGAAGAACTGGACTTGCTCTCACTGGGCTTTGATGGGTCAACACCCGCAGCCACAGGCCGCCCGGCTTACCACCCTGCGGTACTACTCAAGGTCTACATCTACGGGTATCTCAATCGCATCCAATCCAGTCGACGCTTGGAGCGTGAAGCGCAGCTCAATGTGGAGTTGATGTGGCTTACAGGGCGCTTGGCGCCAGACTTCAAAACGATCGCTGACTTCCGCCGAGACAATGGCTCGGGCATTCGCAATGTATGCCGACGATTTGTTGTTCTGTGTCGTGATCTGAAGCTATTCAGCCAAGCGCTGGTTGCGATTGATGGCAGCAAGTTCAAAGCCGTCAACACCCGTGACAAGAACTTCACCATGGGCAAGATCGACAAGCGCCAACAGCAGATCGAAGAAAGCATCCAACGCTATCTGACCGCTTTGGATACAGCGGACCGTACGCAGCCTGTGGAACTGGAAGCCAAGACCACCAGGCTCCAAGACAAGATCACAATGCTGCGCAAACAAATGCAGGCTCTCGATGAAGTGAAAGAACAGCTCAAAGAGCAACCAGACAAGCCAAGCAACTTTCAACGACAGACCCTGATGCCAGATCCATGGCCACCAGTGGCCGAGGCTCAGGCATGGTGGCCTATAACGTTCAAGTGGCAGTGGATGCCAAACATCACTTGATCGTTGCCCATGAAGTGATCAACCAAGGGCATGACAGAAGTGCTTTGGCCTCCATAACGCTGGCTGCACGCAGGGCCATGGGCAAACGTAAGCTGCAAGCCATTGCAGATCGAGGCTACTACAGCAGCGAGCAGATCAAAGCATGTGAAGACACTGACGTCGCAGCCATTCTTCCCAAACCCAATTCCTCCAACGCTCGCTTCCAAGGACGCTTCGATCATTCGGACTTCATCTAGATCCCGAAGGATGATGAATACCAGTGCCCTGCAGGGCAGCGTGCCATTTACCGCTTTACCCGCGAGGAAGGCGGTTTGCAAATGCGGCGCTACTGGAGCAGCGCGTGTACGCAATGTGCGATCAAATCCAAGTGCACGTCCAGCGATTACCGACGTATTAGCCGATGGGCGCATGAAGGTGTTGTGGAACGTGCGCAGCAGCGTTTAGATCAAATGCCAGACGCCATGATGGTGAGAAGGCGAACAGTGGAGCATGTGTTCGGCACGCTCAAGCACTGGATGGGGTACACGCACTTCTTGACCAAGCGGTTGCCCAATGTCAGCACCGAGATGAGCTTGAATGTACTGGCCTACAACCTCAAGCGAG
This DNA window, taken from Comamonas testosteroni TK102, encodes the following:
- a CDS encoding class 1 fructose-bisphosphatase, whose protein sequence is MKKNISLTRYLVEQQRVDGLIPGQLRLLLEVVARACKRISFAVNKGELGDVMGTAGSENVQGEVQKKLDIIANETLIEANEWGGHLAAMASEEMEGIYVVPNRYPQGEYLLMFDPLDGSSNIDINMSIGTIFSVLKKPEGHPGVHDSDFMQPGTQQVAAGYCIYGPQTTLVLTVGDGVSMFTLDREQGSFVLIEENVKIPEDTKEFAINMSNMRHWDAPVKRYVDECLAGADGPRGKNFNMRWVAAMVADVHRILCRGGIFMYPWDKREPQKAGKLRLMYEANPMSWLVEQAGGMATNGRQRILDIQPTQLHERVSVVLGSKNEVERVTGYHLEADEKAL